AGTTCAGTTTGTCAAATGTGATGaaaggtgtgtgtgtgtgtgtgtgtgtgtgtgtgtgtgtgtgtgtgtgtgtgtgtgagctTTTGTGTACCTTTTTACTTTGGGAAGGTTAAGAATCACTCCGAAGAACTTCTCAAGAACCAAAAGCAAAGCTGTTTCTGTTGCAGCGGGTTTAGGCTCTGATGAGCTTGCTGATCCTTTAGTGGCTACactgtttttctttaaaaacgcAGCTGAGAAACCTGATGCCCATACCTGTTTTCACAAGCCAATAAGTTCAATAGGATCAGCGTTTAACAAATGACCATTATAACATAGCGCTACAAATGCAAGAACCATCACTTACCGTAGGATCAGCAGCGGCGACAGGAGCTGAGTCCACTATGCAACCTTTAACACTTCCCATCAAAGAAGAATCTTGCTTCTGAAACTTCTCCAAAATTGCTCCATAGCTGTAAACATGGAAAATTCCACCGAGTGAGATGTGATGAAACCGCCACATGAAAAGACCACAGAGATATAGAACTCACGTTAACCATCCTGTGTTGCTGAAGGTGTGAAAGACGAGATTTTTCTGTTGCTGCTCTTCATCCAACCAATCAGCCAAGTGGTTAACGAGCGACTCGACGTTCTTCTCAGCTTTTCCTCCAACTTGATAGCTCATAATCTCGTTCATGGGGAGAGTAAACGTGATGACATGGTAACCTCTCGAAGTATACCAATCTGCATACTTCTTCAGATGCTTCTGCTTCGACCCAAGCCATCCAAGCAAAACCACAACGGTCCTATTCTTCTCCGAGGCACAACTCGAGGAACCAGACAGATCAACTGCACTAGTCTCAGGCAAATGCCATTTGTAGGAAACGTCAGGAACCACAAGCGAGGCTCCGATTGTGAATGCCGCTGGTTTTGCACAAGCCTTAGCCAACTCTGCAGACTGATAAGCGGTACGTAGAGCGGACAAAGAAGTAACGGAAGGAGAGAGCTTACAGCTCGGATTAGGAGGTAGGAGGAAATCAACATTTGGTACAGGAAGAGGGATCCTCGAGACAAAAGACAGATCTTTGAGCTTGGAGTCCGAGATTTGAGAAACCCACAAGGACCTTTGAACTGAAGCAGCGATCTTCTGTGATTCAGAACCTGGTACTAGTGATCTGAGAGAAGAGAACTTCTCAGAGACATCCGCGGAGACAGAAGCGGCGAtaacagcagcagcagcgacAAGTGGGCGTTGAATAATGCCAGAAAGAGAACCCATGACGGCCACAATCTAAAATCCAAATCTAGCAATACCAAATGGAAAACGAGTACTGTTATATAAGAATTGAGATAGTAGATGTGTAGAAACACAAA
The Raphanus sativus cultivar WK10039 unplaced genomic scaffold, ASM80110v3 Scaffold4748, whole genome shotgun sequence genome window above contains:
- the LOC130507545 gene encoding uncharacterized protein LOC130507545; protein product: MGSLSGIIQRPLVAAAAVIAASVSADVSEKFSSLRSLVPGSESQKIAASVQRSLWVSQISDSKLKDLSFVSRIPLPVPNVDFLLPPNPSCKLSPSVTSLSALRTAYQSAELAKACAKPAAFTIGASLVVPDVSYKWHLPETSAVDLSGSSSCASEKNRTVVVLLGWLGSKQKHLKKYADWYTSRGYHVITFTLPMNEIMSYQVGGKAEKNVESLVNHLADWLDEEQQQKNLVFHTFSNTGWLTYGAILEKFQKQDSSLMGSVKGCIVDSAPVAAADPTVWASGFSAAFLKKNSVATKGSASSSEPKPAATETALLLVLEKFFGVILNLPKVKRRLADVVDTLSSSQPRCPQLYIYSSADRVIPAGQVESFIVEQRKAGQEVRACNFISSPHVDHFRSNPELYTSELNQFMDNFVLSSCNNHSS